From the Clavibacter phaseoli genome, one window contains:
- a CDS encoding oxygenase MpaB family protein, protein MRPRTHPARRPGGSIRDIAGEGVLLAAGARAILLQVAEPAVARGVAEHSDFASRPLDRLEGTLGYIYAVVFGSPDEVARARRIVGRAHAPVRSAVPAADGSAPAYSAYDPGLQLWVAATVYQSAITMFELCFGPLPDEAADRIHRQYAVLGTALQVPEGMWPADRAAFRAYWDERIATLEPTSDARRIARTLLDGRGAPPVVRAVLPLVALVTAGLLPPRIRAGFGMRWDARLERRCRRLLAPVLAVYRVMPRVAREAPRSVITRRYRRRAAA, encoded by the coding sequence ATGAGGCCGAGGACGCATCCCGCGCGTCGGCCGGGCGGATCCATCCGGGACATCGCGGGCGAGGGGGTCCTCTTGGCGGCGGGAGCGCGGGCGATCCTGCTCCAGGTCGCCGAGCCGGCCGTGGCGCGCGGCGTGGCCGAGCACAGCGACTTCGCGTCGCGACCGCTCGACCGGCTCGAGGGCACGCTCGGCTACATCTACGCGGTCGTCTTCGGCTCCCCCGACGAGGTCGCGCGCGCTCGGCGGATCGTCGGCCGGGCGCACGCGCCGGTCCGGTCGGCGGTCCCCGCGGCCGACGGCTCGGCGCCGGCCTACTCCGCCTACGATCCCGGGCTGCAGCTCTGGGTGGCGGCGACGGTCTACCAGTCCGCGATCACGATGTTCGAGCTGTGCTTCGGGCCGCTGCCCGACGAGGCCGCCGACAGGATCCACCGGCAGTACGCGGTCCTCGGCACGGCGCTGCAGGTCCCGGAGGGGATGTGGCCCGCGGACCGCGCGGCGTTCCGCGCGTACTGGGACGAGCGGATCGCGACGCTCGAGCCGACGTCGGACGCCCGTCGGATCGCGCGGACGCTGCTGGACGGACGGGGCGCGCCGCCGGTGGTCCGGGCGGTCTTGCCGCTCGTCGCGCTCGTGACGGCGGGGCTGCTGCCGCCGCGGATACGGGCGGGGTTCGGGATGCGGTGGGACGCGCGGCTCGAGCGCCGCTGCCGGCGTCTCCTCGCGCCCGTGCTCGCCGTGTACCGCGTGATGCCGCGCGTCGCCAGGGAGGCGCCGCGCTCCGTGATCACGCGCAGGTACCGCCGCCGCGCCGCCGCGTAG
- the sucC gene encoding ADP-forming succinate--CoA ligase subunit beta: MDLFEYQARDLFESYGVPVLPGIVADTAEEVRAAAEKLGGTVVVKAQVKTGGRGKAGGVKVAQSADAAHEAAQSILGLDIKGHTVHRVMVAAGARIAQEFYFSILLDRAERSYLCLASYEGGMEIEELAVTRPEALARIEIDPVAGIDAAKAEEIARAASFPEELIAKVAPVFERLWWVYRDEDATLVEVNPLVLTESGDIIALDGKVTLDENAGFRHEGHAALEDAAAADPLEAKAKESDLNYVKLDGQVGIIGNGAGLVMSTLDVVSYAGEQHGGVRPANFLDIGGGASAEVMAAGLDVILGDEQVTSVFVNVFGGITSCDAVANGIVGALDKLGDAATKPLVVRLDGNNVEEGRRILEERAHPLVTVVGTMDEAADKAAELAAA, encoded by the coding sequence GTGGATCTTTTCGAATACCAGGCCAGGGACCTCTTCGAGTCCTACGGCGTCCCGGTCCTCCCGGGGATCGTCGCCGACACCGCCGAGGAGGTGCGCGCCGCGGCCGAGAAGCTGGGCGGCACCGTCGTCGTGAAGGCGCAGGTGAAGACCGGAGGCCGTGGTAAGGCCGGCGGCGTCAAGGTCGCCCAGAGCGCCGACGCGGCGCACGAGGCGGCGCAGTCCATCCTCGGGCTCGACATCAAGGGCCACACCGTGCACCGCGTGATGGTCGCGGCAGGCGCCCGCATCGCGCAGGAGTTCTACTTCTCGATCCTCCTCGACCGCGCCGAGCGCTCGTACCTGTGCCTCGCCAGCTACGAGGGCGGCATGGAGATCGAGGAGCTCGCGGTCACCCGGCCCGAGGCGCTTGCCCGCATCGAGATCGACCCGGTCGCCGGCATCGACGCCGCCAAGGCCGAGGAGATCGCCCGCGCCGCGTCGTTCCCCGAGGAGCTCATCGCCAAGGTCGCGCCCGTCTTCGAGCGCCTCTGGTGGGTCTACCGCGACGAGGACGCGACGCTCGTCGAGGTCAACCCGCTCGTCCTCACGGAGTCGGGCGACATCATCGCCCTCGACGGCAAGGTCACGCTCGACGAGAACGCCGGCTTCCGCCACGAGGGCCACGCCGCCCTCGAGGACGCGGCCGCGGCCGACCCGCTCGAGGCCAAGGCCAAGGAGTCGGACCTCAACTACGTCAAGCTCGACGGCCAGGTCGGCATCATCGGCAACGGCGCGGGCCTCGTCATGTCGACGCTCGACGTCGTCAGCTACGCCGGCGAGCAGCACGGCGGCGTGCGCCCCGCGAACTTCCTCGACATCGGCGGCGGAGCGTCGGCCGAGGTCATGGCCGCCGGCCTCGACGTCATCCTCGGCGACGAGCAGGTCACGAGCGTCTTCGTCAACGTCTTCGGCGGCATCACGTCGTGCGACGCGGTCGCGAACGGCATCGTCGGCGCGCTCGACAAGCTGGGCGACGCCGCCACCAAGCCGCTCGTCGTCCGCCTCGACGGCAACAACGTCGAGGAGGGCCGCCGCATCCTCGAGGAGCGCGCGCACCCCCTCGTCACCGTCGTCGGCACCATGGACGAGGCGGCCGACAAGGCCGCCGAGCTGGCCGCCGCTTAA